The nucleotide sequence GATTGATCCTCTTGCGGTGAACTACGCAAGAGTTGCGTATTCATATAGCCAGTCCAAGCGTCTTTACTCTGGTTATTCAATAAGTAATTGACTTGAATTAGGTAACTTCCTCTGGTAAAGACAAACTCTTTTTTGACGTCTAAACCTTCCGGTGTTTTGCCATTAAGAACAACCGTTAGTTTTTCTGCGTCTGGCTTTAATTCATATTTTTCTTTGTCTGAGGTTAAATTGAGATTAACAGTCTGCACTGACTGTCCTGAGCCAGTCAGCAAGCTGCTATTCGCTACATATCGTTCACTCGTACGATTTTGTAACAAGGTAATAGGATTATCTTTATCTTCAAGGCTTTCCGGGTAGTCCAGTAATTGCGCCTTAACAATATCACCATAGCGTGTGTCAATATGTAAATCGAGCACATCTGTTTTAACGCGAACTAGCTGAGAAGCAGCGTTTTCATTTATCGTTTCCTCGGATCCAGTAATAACCTTTGTTTCCGGTTGATTAGTACTACTGATTCCTATGTTAGGTAGCAATTGGCTATCTTTGGATTCTGTGGCCTTCTCTTCACTAACTACTTGTTGGGGATGGACTGGCGGATAATCATGCTGCCAACTGGTCCACAGAGAGTAAACAATCAGCGCTAGCGCTGCATATAAAACTACACGACGTATATCCATCAAGGCTTCTCTTTGTTAGGTAATACAGGGTCATAGCCACCAACAGACCAAGGATGGCATTTCAGTAGCCGTCGACAGGTAAGCCAGCCTCCTTTTAAAACACCAAAATGTTTGATGGCAGCTAAGGCATACTCTGAACAACTCGGGTAATAACGGCAACAGGGTTTCATGATAGGACGTAATAGAAATTGGTACATAACAATAGGCAAGCAAATTAGATTGCGTATGAAGCGGTTAATTTGTTCCATATTGTACCTAATTTGGCAATTATTGTTTTGTTTTCTACCTTTGCTACACCGTGTTTGGCCAAAAATATCATATCTATCGCAGGTAACTGAGTAGTTCGAAATCCTTCACGTAATAAACGTTTGATTCGATTTCTATCATGTGCTTTGGGTATCATTTTTTTTGATAATGCCAACCCAAGCCTAGAGTACCCCAGAGAATTTTTACGGTATAGGATAATGAACTCTGAGGTAACTATCTTCTTTGCCTGCTCAAACACGTGGTCATAATCGCTCTTGTTTAATAACCGACGTGTTTTGCCAAAACAGTGCACTTAGGCTGATAAACGCTTACGT is from Legionella donaldsonii and encodes:
- the rnpA gene encoding ribonuclease P protein component, which produces MHCFGKTRRLLNKSDYDHVFEQAKKIVTSEFIILYRKNSLGYSRLGLALSKKMIPKAHDRNRIKRLLREGFRTTQLPAIDMIFLAKHGVAKVENKTIIAKLGTIWNKLTASYAI
- the yidD gene encoding membrane protein insertion efficiency factor YidD → MEQINRFIRNLICLPIVMYQFLLRPIMKPCCRYYPSCSEYALAAIKHFGVLKGGWLTCRRLLKCHPWSVGGYDPVLPNKEKP